The nucleotide sequence AGCGGTATCACCCGGACATCGTGCTCCTCGACCTGCACATGCCGCATCTCGACGGATTTGCGGTCATGGAGCAGCTACTCCAGCACATCCCTGCGGGAGATTACCTGCCGATCCTGGTTCTCACCGCCGACATCACCGCGGAGGCAAAGCGGCGGGCGCTCTCCGGCGGGGCGAAGGACTTCCTGAGCAAGCCCTTCGACCTGGGCGAGGTGGTGCAGCGCATCGCCAATCTGCTCGAGACCCGCCTCCTGCACCGCGAAGAGCAGGAGGCGCGGCGCGCTGCCGAAGCCGCCGAGGCGCGCGCCCGCATCCTCGCGGAGGCGGGGCGCATCCTCGCTACCTCCTTCGACTACCAGACCACGCTCAGCTCCCTCGCCCGCCTGGCTGTGCCCGCGGTGGCGGACTATGCGGTCGTCGACGTCCTGCAGGAGGATGGCTCGATCGCCCGGGTCGGGGTCGCGCACGTGGATCCGGCGAAAGAGCCGCTGCTGCGCGAGACCGCCCATCTGGCGGCGGGGCGTCTGCCGCCCACCCACCCCGAGGTCGGCGCGCTGACCGAAGGCAGGGAGACCCTGGTCACCGACATCACCGAGGAGATCATCGAGGAGATGGCGGCGGACGACGAGCACCGTCGCATCATCGCGGAGCTCTCCCCGAAGTCCTTGATCGCGGTGCCGTTGCAGGTGCCCGGGCAGGTGATCGGCTCCCTGGTGCTGGCGGCGGCCGAGTCGGGCCGCCGTTTTGACGCCGGCGATTTCCGCCTGGCCCAGGAGCTTGCCAGCCGGGCCGCGATGGCGGTCGAGGGGGCACGCCTCTACCACGCCGCGCAGCGCGCCCTGCATGCGCGTGACGAGATGCTGTCGGTGGTCGCCCACGACCTACGCAACCCGCTGAACGCCATCATCCTCGGGGTGGAGGGGGTGCTGGAGGATCTGCCCAAGGCGCAGCTCCCCGTGGAGTACCAAACGCTGCAGACCGTGCGGGTATCGGCGCGGCGGATGGACCGGCTCATCCACGATCTGCTGGAGGTCGCGCGGATCGAGAGCGGGAAGCTGCGCATTGAGCCGCACCCTGAGCGAATCGCGATGATCGTCGACGAAGCGGTGGCGATGATGCGCCCGCTTGCCGAGTCGCAGGGGCTGGAGGTCGTCACCTGCGTGGATCGGGGGATCCGGCCGGTGCTGGCGGATGGATCGAGGATCCTGCAGGTGATTTCCAACCTGGTGGGGAACGCGATCAAATTCACGCCGGCGGGAGGAAAGGTGACGATCGAAGCGGAGGAGCTGGAGAGCGAGGTGCGCCTGGTAGTGGCGGACACCGGAACCGGGATTGCCGCGGAGCAGCTCCCGCATCTCTTCGCCAGGCACTGGCAGGGGAGCGACCGCGACCGACGGGGGATCGGGCTGGGGCTGGCCATCGCCAAGGGGATCATCGAGAGCCACCGCGGGCGCATCTGGGTCGAGAGCCAGTTCGGCGCCGGCAGCCGCTTCTACTTCACCCTCCCATTGGCGGAGAGCAGCGTCGTCTCGGAGCGGACCCTGGTGCCGTCCCAGGGATAACGACGAGGGGAAACCACAGAGACGGCGCGAAGGATTGCACGGCGGGCACAGAGAAGGCCCTGCTGTCTGCGATCAAAGCTTCAGGATTCAAAATTGTAATTCGAAATTCGTAATTCGTAATTTTCCGGCCTCTGTGCCCTCCGCGAAATCCTCCGTACGCTCTGCGATCCCGTCCGTCGCGCCGTCAGAAGAACCGAGGGAGTCTGCAGGTACGACTCGAGCTCGTCGGCGCGCCGCTGTGCACTGTGCTCTGCAACGATCGTTGACCGGAGCGCGGCTCCCATGGCCCGGCGATCGTCGGGATGTGTGTCCTCCAGCAGGGCGCAGGCTGCCTCGGTGGTCTCCGGTAGGGCGAGCTCCTGCCCGGGCACGAAGAGCTGGTCGATGCCCGGCCAGAAATCCGAGAGGATCGCCGCTCCGCATGCGCCCGCCTCGAAGAGGCGCACCGAGGGCGACCAGCCCGCGGCCACCATGTCGGCGCGCGTCGCGTTGAGCTGCCACGCCGCGCTCGAGTAGAAGGCGGCGTGACGCGAGGGCGGCAGGTGGCTCACGCGCCGCACGTTGGCGGGCCAGCGGATCTCGTCGGGGTACTGCGGCCCCGCCACCAGGAAAGACCGCTTCGGCAGCGCCCACGCCACGTCGTTCAGCAGCCGCTCGATTACTGGCTGACGATCGGGAGCGTAGGTCCCCATGTAGGCGAGGTCGACCTCGAACTCGGGGTCCTTGTCGACGGGGCCGTGCGCTTCCGGGTCGACCGAGCAGTAGAGGGCCCGCGCATCCCGAGCCCCGAGCTCCCCCTCCAGCACGTGCTCCAGCCAGGGTCCACCGGTAAAAGATAGGTAGCGGGTGAAGAGCGGGACCTGGTCTACCCGCAGGTAGTCTGCCCCGGGGCCGCGGAGCTGCGCCACCGTCACCGGGGTGTCGATGTCGTAGAAGAAGAGCGGATCGACGCCGGCCTCGGCGAGGGCATCGATGACCGCTGCACCCTGTCGCACGTACGAGCCGACGAGGGTAGCGTCCGCCTCGCGGGCCTCGGTGATCGCGCGCGGGATCACCTGCTCCCAGCTCGGGTAGAGCTCGAGCCGGCAGAACTCGGGATTCGCGAGGTCGCGGTGGGCGCCTCCATACCAGGGAGCATCCCACTCGTAGAACACCACCTCGTGTCCGCGTGCGGCGAAGGCGCGAAGCAGCGCCCGATAGGTCGTCGCGTGACCGTTGCCCCAACTGGACGAGAGGGAGAGTCCGAACACGACCAGCTTCATCCCACCTCCTCCTCGGCGCCCCCCGTGATCTCCACGGCGGCCGCGGGCCGCGTGCGGAGAATCGCGTCCACGAGTGTGGCCCGCTGATCGTAAGTGTGACATCGAAGGGCGCGGCGGCGTGCCGCCTCCCCGATTCGCCGCGCCGTGGCGGGATCGGTGGCGCGGGCGATTCGCGCCACCTCCTCCCCGGACGTGGCAACCAGGATTTCTTCTCCCGGCTCGAAGAATTCCTCGATCCCACGCCAGGGATCGGTGACCTGGCAGGCTGCCGCGCCGGCCGCCTCGAACATCCGCGTGGCCGGAGACCAGCCGTTCGTGGCCATCGACTCCCGGTGGATGTTGAGCACGATCCGCGCGGCGCTGTTCAGCTCGTTGTGTCGCGAGGTGGGGACGTGGCCCAGGTATTCGACGTTGGCCGGGAAATTCACGTCGCCCCACCCCTCGCCCCCGAGAGCAAAGCGGCCCTCGGGGAAGTGCTCCGCGGCGCAAAAGAAAAACTCGTGTACCCGCTCTTCGCGGTCGGGGAGCCGATTCCCCATGAAGAGAACATCCCATCCGGGAGGGACGACCTCCGGCAGCGGTCGGTGCTCGTCGGCATCGAGGCCGTTGTAGACGGGCGTACAGCCCTGCGCTCCGTAACGCCGGTAAGCCTCGACCACTGGAGGCCCGCCGCCGTAGGTGAAGATCCAGTCATACCTCGGGATGCACTCGGTGAAGGCGTCGGTCGGATCGGCTTCGAGTCGGCCGAGGGTAGCGGGGGCGTCCACGTCCCAGAAAGCAGTGGCGGCATTGCCACCCGACCGATCGGCAATCGCATCTTCCAGCTCGCGATCCCACACGCCCACGCCGCTGCACTTGATCACCCAATCGCTGGCAGCGAAGGCAGCATCTACCAGCCGGTCACGTTCGGCTTCGTCACGGTAGACGACCACCCGCGCGTATCCGGGTTCGCCCTGGAGGTCGCGTCGCTGCTGACGCCCGAAAGCGTCCGGCTCGCAGAAGACGATGTGGTGACCGAGGCGATGCAGCGCCCGCAGCAGCCCGCGATAATAGGTGGCCGCGCCGTTCCAGTAAGAAGAGACCAGTGACGAGCCGAAGAAGGTCAGGCGCATAGAGGGCTCATACGGGTTGATGGACGGATCGCGTGGAGCCGGGCAGCGGACGATCGGGGGCGAGGGCCGCGTAGATACCCTGATATTCCCGCGCCATTCGATCCGCGGTGTAGCGCTCGAGTGCGCGCCGCCGGGCCGCCTCCGCCAGGCGGCGCACGCGCGTCTCGTCCCGCCTCAGAGAAGACAGAATCGCGGCCAGGCGGCCCGAGTCTCCGGGAGGGAAGAACTCGGCGCACCCGTCCCAGAGCTCCCGGAACGAGCCGATGTCGGAGAGCACCAGGGCGCAGCCGTGCAATGCCGCCTCCAGCGGAGCGAGCCCGAAAGGCTCATACAGCGACGGGCCGACGTAGATGGTGGCACGGCCGAGCCACGCGTCGACGCTCGCTCGGTCGGCGGTTCCGTGGCAGACGATGTGTTTCGTTTCGAGGTGCTCGCCCTGCGGCGACGTACAGGGGCCCAGCAGATGGATCGGCGGCGCGTCCTCTCCGAGCTCGTCCGCTGCCTTGTCCAGCGTGCGGATTCCCTTCGCCGAATCCCAGGCGCGACCAACGCTGACCACAAGCGGGCTCCTACGCTCCTGGTGGTCGGGGTCGGGGGGAGCGATGCCATTGGCAATCACCTGGTCCGCCGCAAAGCCGTAATGGCGGGCGAGAAGCCTCGATTGATATTGCGAAGGGGCGATCACCAGCGTTGCTCGCCGCAACGCCGACCGGACACGGTCGTGGTATTCGCTCCACTCCGCCGGCGCGGGTGACGCCAGCGTCTCCGAGAACCAGGAGAAGACGTCGCTGTGGGAGACGAGCAGCGTAGGCGCAGCGAAGTTGCCGAGCGCGGGCGAGTACTGGTTCAGGTGCACCACGACGGGCCGCCATTCCAGCGCGAGCTCCTCGATCCAGGCGGTGGACGCCTCCACGTCCGCCGCCGAGTCGGGCATCCACTCGAGGCGATAGGGGCGCGCTGCCACCTCGACGCAACTCGGCAACGGCCCGCGTCGGTCTGCGGCCGCATCCCCCAGCACGGCGAGCAGCACCTTGTGCCCGGCGGCGCACAACGATTCCGCCAGAATGCGGGTGTAGTCCCAGACCCCGCCCACCGTGTCGGTCGTCAGCAGAATTCTCATCGCCCGTAGATCCGGTCGATAATCCCGGCCACCTCGATCAAACGTTCAGCGGCGGGGTCGAACCGTTCGCCCGCGGCGAGGCGCTGCGCCCAGGCAGTGGCGGCGCGACC is from Longimicrobiaceae bacterium and encodes:
- a CDS encoding ATP-binding protein yields the protein MMRGRDVRDSVILIVDDERANLDLLEACLEDDGYKHLHSVQDPREVVDAFERYHPDIVLLDLHMPHLDGFAVMEQLLQHIPAGDYLPILVLTADITAEAKRRALSGGAKDFLSKPFDLGEVVQRIANLLETRLLHREEQEARRAAEAAEARARILAEAGRILATSFDYQTTLSSLARLAVPAVADYAVVDVLQEDGSIARVGVAHVDPAKEPLLRETAHLAAGRLPPTHPEVGALTEGRETLVTDITEEIIEEMAADDEHRRIIAELSPKSLIAVPLQVPGQVIGSLVLAAAESGRRFDAGDFRLAQELASRAAMAVEGARLYHAAQRALHARDEMLSVVAHDLRNPLNAIILGVEGVLEDLPKAQLPVEYQTLQTVRVSARRMDRLIHDLLEVARIESGKLRIEPHPERIAMIVDEAVAMMRPLAESQGLEVVTCVDRGIRPVLADGSRILQVISNLVGNAIKFTPAGGKVTIEAEELESEVRLVVADTGTGIAAEQLPHLFARHWQGSDRDRRGIGLGLAIAKGIIESHRGRIWVESQFGAGSRFYFTLPLAESSVVSERTLVPSQG
- a CDS encoding glycosyltransferase; amino-acid sequence: MKLVVFGLSLSSSWGNGHATTYRALLRAFAARGHEVVFYEWDAPWYGGAHRDLANPEFCRLELYPSWEQVIPRAITEAREADATLVGSYVRQGAAVIDALAEAGVDPLFFYDIDTPVTVAQLRGPGADYLRVDQVPLFTRYLSFTGGPWLEHVLEGELGARDARALYCSVDPEAHGPVDKDPEFEVDLAYMGTYAPDRQPVIERLLNDVAWALPKRSFLVAGPQYPDEIRWPANVRRVSHLPPSRHAAFYSSAAWQLNATRADMVAAGWSPSVRLFEAGACGAAILSDFWPGIDQLFVPGQELALPETTEAACALLEDTHPDDRRAMGAALRSTIVAEHSAQRRADELESYLQTPSVLLTARRTGSQSVRRISRRAQRPENYELRISNYNFES
- a CDS encoding glycosyltransferase translates to MRLTFFGSSLVSSYWNGAATYYRGLLRALHRLGHHIVFCEPDAFGRQQRRDLQGEPGYARVVVYRDEAERDRLVDAAFAASDWVIKCSGVGVWDRELEDAIADRSGGNAATAFWDVDAPATLGRLEADPTDAFTECIPRYDWIFTYGGGPPVVEAYRRYGAQGCTPVYNGLDADEHRPLPEVVPPGWDVLFMGNRLPDREERVHEFFFCAAEHFPEGRFALGGEGWGDVNFPANVEYLGHVPTSRHNELNSAARIVLNIHRESMATNGWSPATRMFEAAGAAACQVTDPWRGIEEFFEPGEEILVATSGEEVARIARATDPATARRIGEAARRRALRCHTYDQRATLVDAILRTRPAAAVEITGGAEEEVG
- a CDS encoding glycosyltransferase family 4 protein, which translates into the protein MRILLTTDTVGGVWDYTRILAESLCAAGHKVLLAVLGDAAADRRGPLPSCVEVAARPYRLEWMPDSAADVEASTAWIEELALEWRPVVVHLNQYSPALGNFAAPTLLVSHSDVFSWFSETLASPAPAEWSEYHDRVRSALRRATLVIAPSQYQSRLLARHYGFAADQVIANGIAPPDPDHQERRSPLVVSVGRAWDSAKGIRTLDKAADELGEDAPPIHLLGPCTSPQGEHLETKHIVCHGTADRASVDAWLGRATIYVGPSLYEPFGLAPLEAALHGCALVLSDIGSFRELWDGCAEFFPPGDSGRLAAILSSLRRDETRVRRLAEAARRRALERYTADRMAREYQGIYAALAPDRPLPGSTRSVHQPV